The window GAACGCGACCTGCCCGGCGTGCGCTTCATGCTCGAGCCCTACGTCGAGGGCCACGAGCTGACCGTTCCCCTGCTGTGGGACGAGTCCTACGGGGTCATCGAGATCCGCCCGCGCGAGGGCTTCTACGACTACACGAACAAGTACACCGCCGGGCGCACCGAGTACGACTGCCCGGCCGATCTGCCCGCACCGGTGGCCGAGGCGGTGGCCTCGCACGCGCTGGATCTGTATCGTGCGCTGCACCTGCGCGACATGGCGCGGATCGACTTCCGCATGGACCACGACCACCGGCCGTACCTGCTCGAGGTCAACACGATCCCGGGCATGACGGGAACCAGCCTGTTGCCCATGGGCGCCGCCCACGCCGGCATCGACTTCGACGAACTCTGCGATCGCCTGTGCCGCCGGGCCTTCGCGAGGGGGAGCGCGACGTGACCGACACCACCACCCGGCCCACCCTGCGGGTCCACGACCACTTCACGGGCAAGAAGGAGGACTTCGCGCCCCTCGATCCCGACCGCGTGACCATGTACGTGTGCGGGATGACCGTGCAGGGACCGCCGCACATGGGCCACATGCTGGCCTTCGTGGCGGCCGATCTGGTGCGGCGGACCCTCCAGTTCCTGGGCTGGGAAGTCTTCCACGTCCAGAACTTCACCGACATCGACGACAAGATCATCGTGCGGGCCGCCGAGATGGGCATGACGGCCGAGGAACTCGCCCAGAAGAACATCGATCTGTTCCTGGAGGCCTCCGACGCGCTGAACATCCAGCGCGCGCACCTGTACCCGCGGGTGACCGAGCACGTCGACGACATCATCGCCTACATCCAGCGCCTGATCGACGCCGGCCACGCCTACGCCGCCGGCGGGAGCGTGTGGTTCGACGTGCGCAGCTATCCGGAGTACGGCCGCCTGAGCCGGCGCAACGTCGACGACATGATCAACGCCGTGCGCAAGGACCTGGACGAGAGCAAGCGCGATCCCCTGGACTTCGCCCTGTGGAAGGCGGCGAAGGAGGGCGAACCCGCCTGGGACAGTCCCTGGGGTCCGGGGCGCCCCGGGTGGCACATCGAGTGCTCGGTCATGAGCACCAAGTACCTGGGCGAGACCTTCGACTTCCACGGCGGTGGGCGCGACCTCATCTTCCCGCACCACGAGAACGAGCTGGCCCAGAGCTGCTCGCTGGGTGGGGAGTTCGTGCGCTACTGGATGCACAACGGGCTGCTGACCCTCGACGGGCAGAAGATGGCCAAGAGCACGGGGCACTTCTTCTCGGTCGAGGACGTCCTCGGTGCCTTCGATCCCGACATCGTGCGCTACTACCTGCTGCGCGGTCACTTCCGCAACCAGATGGAGTTCAGCCGCGAGCGCGTGGAGGAGGCGGCGTCGGCCTACGACCGCATGCGGCGGGCGCTGTTGCAGCTCGAGGAGCTGAGTGCGGACGAGGAACTCGGATCGGGGATCGAGCCCGGGATCACGACGAGCGCCGGGGTCGACATGGAGGAGGCCGCCGACCGTGCCGAGCAGGCCTTCGTCGAGGGGTTGTGCGACGACTTCAACGCCGAGGCCGCGATGGCGGGTCTGTTCGAGCTCGTGCGCACGGTGAACCCGCTGATCGCCCGTCTCTCGCCCGCCGAGCTCGATGCCGGTCCGACCCGGCGCGTCCTCGCGGTGCTTCGCGGCAGTCTCGACGCCATCGGGTTGTTCGAGGACGTGCGGCCGGAGGCCGCGGAGGTCCCGCCCGAGATCCTCGAAATGGTCCGTCGAAGGACTAAAGCCCGCGAGGAGAAGGATTTCGGACTGGCGGACTCGCTGCGCGACGAGGTGCAC of the Candidatus Krumholzibacteriia bacterium genome contains:
- the cysS gene encoding cysteine--tRNA ligase: MTDTTTRPTLRVHDHFTGKKEDFAPLDPDRVTMYVCGMTVQGPPHMGHMLAFVAADLVRRTLQFLGWEVFHVQNFTDIDDKIIVRAAEMGMTAEELAQKNIDLFLEASDALNIQRAHLYPRVTEHVDDIIAYIQRLIDAGHAYAAGGSVWFDVRSYPEYGRLSRRNVDDMINAVRKDLDESKRDPLDFALWKAAKEGEPAWDSPWGPGRPGWHIECSVMSTKYLGETFDFHGGGRDLIFPHHENELAQSCSLGGEFVRYWMHNGLLTLDGQKMAKSTGHFFSVEDVLGAFDPDIVRYYLLRGHFRNQMEFSRERVEEAASAYDRMRRALLQLEELSADEELGSGIEPGITTSAGVDMEEAADRAEQAFVEGLCDDFNAEAAMAGLFELVRTVNPLIARLSPAELDAGPTRRVLAVLRGSLDAIGLFEDVRPEAAEVPPEILEMVRRRTKAREEKDFGLADSLRDEVHARGYVIEDGPDGARVRPAGSAAS